In Amycolatopsis methanolica 239, a single genomic region encodes these proteins:
- a CDS encoding FAD-dependent oxidoreductase — protein MTKVLPDAVELAGGETIPADVVLWTSGTRAAPLAAAAGLAVDDRGRVIADATLRSVSHPNVHAVGDAAAISQGYGVLHGTCQSGMPTGVHAAVSIVRALAGKEPKPFRFGYYHTPVSLGRHDAVVQFTHPDDSPRRICLTGRLAARYKEAVTASPWPTYLRMK, from the coding sequence GTGACCAAGGTGCTCCCGGACGCCGTCGAACTGGCCGGCGGCGAGACGATCCCCGCCGACGTCGTCCTGTGGACCAGCGGGACCCGCGCCGCGCCGCTCGCGGCCGCCGCCGGGCTGGCCGTCGACGACCGCGGCCGCGTGATCGCTGACGCGACCCTGCGGTCGGTCTCGCACCCGAACGTCCACGCGGTCGGTGACGCGGCCGCCATCAGCCAGGGCTACGGGGTCCTGCACGGCACCTGCCAGAGCGGGATGCCGACCGGCGTGCACGCCGCGGTGTCGATCGTCCGCGCCCTGGCGGGCAAGGAGCCCAAGCCGTTCCGCTTCGGCTACTACCACACCCCGGTCAGCCTGGGCCGCCACGACGCGGTCGTGCAGTTCACCCACCCCGACGACAGCCCGCGGCGGATCTGCCTGACCGGCAGGCTGGCCGCCCGGTACAAAGAAGCGGTGACCGCCTCGCCCTGGCCGACGTACCTGCGCATGAAGTAG
- a CDS encoding FAD-dependent oxidoreductase: MTTHKVLVLGAGYAGTAAAIQLAARTKGRDDVEVTLVNAHETFTERLRLHLTATGQQVAELSIPELLDGTGARFVRGWVTALDPDTRTVRVDDDRVLHYDTLVYALGGVADTVTVPGVEEHAQTLNSPEDAEVLAGRLARLEQGTVVVAGNGLTGVESAAEIAEQHPRLRGVLLGQGEPGAAMNRKARPTSRPRSSGWVSRCAPGWR, encoded by the coding sequence ATGACCACCCACAAGGTTCTGGTGCTGGGCGCGGGGTACGCGGGCACGGCCGCGGCGATCCAGCTCGCGGCACGCACCAAGGGACGCGACGACGTCGAGGTGACCCTGGTGAACGCGCACGAGACGTTCACCGAGCGGCTGCGGCTGCACCTGACCGCAACCGGGCAGCAGGTCGCCGAGCTGAGCATCCCGGAACTCCTGGACGGCACGGGCGCGCGGTTCGTGCGGGGCTGGGTCACCGCGCTCGACCCGGACACCAGGACCGTGCGCGTCGACGACGACCGGGTGCTGCACTACGACACGCTGGTGTACGCCCTCGGCGGCGTGGCCGACACCGTCACCGTGCCGGGCGTCGAGGAGCATGCGCAGACCCTGAACAGCCCGGAGGATGCCGAAGTGCTGGCCGGCCGGCTGGCGCGCCTGGAGCAGGGCACGGTCGTGGTCGCGGGCAACGGGCTCACCGGTGTCGAGTCGGCCGCGGAGATCGCCGAGCAGCACCCGCGGCTGCGGGGCGTCCTGCTGGGCCAGGGCGAGCCGGGCGCGGCGATGAACCGCAAGGCCCGGCCCACCTCCAGGCCGCGCTCGAGCGGCTGGGTGTCGAGGTGCGCGCCGGGGTGGAGGTGA
- a CDS encoding CGNR zinc finger domain-containing protein produces the protein MHFNPYGGPAAQVAAGLVNMPGATAAELLRMMREVGMSLTRLTEAEAAQARAWGGRIRAVFAEPDADRRIDLVNELLAETACRPFISRHDGLPAHLHYAGEDDTLTRRIRAFTAGGLAHLLCEDAGRIGACAREGCEFVFVDTSRNGRRRFCSTRCATRVHVAEHRARAT, from the coding sequence GTGCACTTCAACCCTTACGGAGGGCCGGCCGCGCAGGTCGCGGCGGGGCTGGTCAACATGCCCGGCGCCACCGCGGCCGAGCTGCTGCGGATGATGCGCGAGGTGGGCATGTCGCTGACCCGGCTCACCGAAGCCGAAGCGGCTCAGGCGCGGGCGTGGGGAGGCCGGATCCGCGCGGTGTTCGCCGAACCCGATGCGGACCGGCGGATCGACCTGGTCAACGAGCTGCTCGCGGAAACCGCGTGCCGTCCGTTCATCTCCCGCCATGACGGCCTGCCCGCGCACCTGCACTACGCCGGCGAAGACGACACCCTGACCCGCCGGATCCGGGCCTTCACCGCGGGCGGCCTGGCCCACCTGCTGTGCGAGGACGCCGGGCGGATCGGCGCCTGCGCCCGCGAGGGCTGCGAATTCGTCTTCGTCGACACCTCCCGCAACGGCCGCCGCCGGTTCTGCTCCACCCGCTGCGCGACCCGCGTCCACGTCGCCGAACACCGGGCCCGCGCCACGTAG
- a CDS encoding patatin-like phospholipase family protein, with protein MTRALVLGGGGVAGIAWQTGLLHGLSESGVDVLGADRFIGTSAGSTVAAQITNGTALAELFQRQVDPALQSPEIPADVDAETIAEMFGAAVSGATNAEDARRRIGELALAARTVPEADRLKVIEARLPVHEWPAAALHIVAVDAATGGDRVFTAESGVSLVDAVAASCAVPGTWPPVTIDGRRYIDGGVRSMENADLAAGCDRVLVLRVTEVPGSTDLDDQAAALRRDGAAVLVVAPDAAAAEAIGPNLLDPTVREAAARAGFDQAARAVAEVTAVWG; from the coding sequence ATGACGCGTGCGCTTGTGCTCGGTGGCGGCGGGGTGGCCGGAATCGCGTGGCAAACCGGTCTGTTGCACGGTTTGTCGGAGTCCGGAGTGGACGTTCTCGGCGCGGACCGGTTCATCGGCACCTCCGCGGGATCGACGGTGGCGGCGCAGATCACCAACGGCACCGCGCTGGCGGAGTTGTTCCAGCGACAGGTGGATCCGGCGCTGCAGTCACCGGAGATCCCGGCCGACGTCGACGCCGAGACGATCGCGGAGATGTTCGGCGCGGCGGTGAGCGGCGCGACCAACGCGGAGGACGCGCGGCGGCGGATCGGCGAGCTGGCCCTGGCGGCGCGAACCGTGCCGGAGGCCGACCGGCTGAAGGTGATCGAGGCGCGCCTGCCGGTCCACGAGTGGCCCGCGGCGGCGCTGCACATCGTCGCGGTGGACGCGGCGACCGGCGGCGACCGGGTGTTCACCGCGGAGTCCGGGGTGTCCCTGGTGGACGCGGTCGCGGCCAGCTGCGCGGTGCCGGGCACCTGGCCACCGGTCACGATCGACGGCCGTCGCTACATCGACGGCGGGGTGCGCTCGATGGAGAACGCCGACCTCGCCGCCGGCTGCGACCGGGTGCTCGTGCTGCGGGTGACCGAGGTGCCCGGCAGCACCGACCTGGACGACCAGGCGGCGGCGCTGCGGCGAGACGGCGCGGCGGTGCTGGTGGTCGCACCGGACGCGGCGGCGGCCGAGGCGATCGGGCCGAACCTGCTGGACCCGACGGTCCGCGAAGCAGCCGCGCGCGCCGGGTTCGACCAGGCCGCGCGGGCGGTCGCCGAAGTCACGGCCGTCTGGGGCTAG